In the genome of Vicia villosa cultivar HV-30 ecotype Madison, WI linkage group LG7, Vvil1.0, whole genome shotgun sequence, one region contains:
- the LOC131617510 gene encoding uncharacterized protein LOC131617510, whose protein sequence is METYIDCSKIQPFKCNKRLVLNCLPICGSTFDDAASCNTSRKSKEAHPYHYCSIACMVKAVSRNSDDSVPSISSIQAPSHESRVEASEPSKRKRKRKGTPHRAPLF, encoded by the exons ATGGAAACTTATATCGATTGCTCAAAAATTCAG CCCTTCAAATGCAACAAAAGGCTGGTCTTGAATTGTCTTCCAATTTGTGGATCTACATTTGATGACGCGGCATCATGCAACACCAGTAGAAAGTCGAAAGAAGCTCATCCGTATCACTACTGCTCCATTGCTTGCATG GTAAAAGCTGTTTCAAGAAACTCTGATGATTCAGTTCCTTCCATCAGTTCCATCCAAGCTCCTTCTCATGAATCACGGGTGGAAGCTTCTGAACCTTCCAAGCGAAAAAGGAAACGGAAAGGAACACCTCACAGAGCTCCATTATTTTAA
- the LOC131617511 gene encoding uncharacterized protein LOC131617511, whose translation MDNNTEGSMSESHVEKEKKTAQYVVENDDIAATSYAQGQYSISNCIDVLKILKDSKNYIPDEDFCYAFELIKDSKNRIIVISLKDRVDILTIWIKNMYIKKNYGAWYVGGLRH comes from the exons ATGGACAACAACACAGAAGGCTCTATGTCAGAGTCTCAT gtggaaaaggaaaaaaagacaGCACAATATGTAGTTGAAAATGATGATATTGCAGCCACATCTTATGCGCAAGGACAATACTCTATTTCGAATTGCATTGATGTCTTGAAAATTTTAAAGGACTCCAAAAATTACATTCCTGACGAAGATTTTTGCTATGcttttgaattgattaaagatagCAAGAATAGAATAATAGTTATTTCTTTAAAAGATCGGGTGGATATTTTGAcaatttggataaaaaatatgtaTATCAAGAAAAATTATGGAGCATGGTATGTTGGTGGTTTGAGACATTGA
- the LOC131617512 gene encoding uncharacterized protein LOC131617512, with protein MLSKLVLLMQGLLAMIILISSMGEARNLVEVVTKKNNDGGSSDSLIPGLPDIPGLPPIPSIPGIQFPPFGIPCIPGFPPIPGIPCTPISIPPFPKIPGIPSIPGFPSPPSESSKLEVATKKNNDGVNFDSLIPGFPDIPGIPPLPTIPGIPIPPIGIPCIPGIPPIPGIPCTPISIPPLPKIPGIPDIPGFPSPPSESSKLEVATKKNNDGVNFDSLIPGFPNIPGIPPLPTIPGIPIPPIGIPCIPGIPPIPGIPCTPISIPPLPKIPGIPDIPVIPTPPSESS; from the exons atgttGTCTAAACTAGTCTTGCTCATGCAAGGCCTTTTGGCCATGATTATTTTGATCTCTTCCATGGGAGAAGCTAGGAACTTGG TTGAGGTCGttacaaagaaaaataatgatgGTGGAAGTTCTGATTCTCTCATACCTGGACTTCCAGACATTCCTGGACTCCCACCCATTCCAAGCATTCCCGGGATTCAATTCCCGCCCTTTGGTATTCCATGCATTCCTGGATTTCCACCCATTCCTGGAATCCCGTGCACCCCAATTTCAATACCACCTTTTCCAAAAATTCCAGGCATTCCCAGCATTCCAGGATTTCCCAGTCCACCTTCTGAATCTTCCAAACTCGAGGTTGctacaaagaaaaataatgatgGTGTAAATTTTGATTCTCTCATACCTGGATTTCCGGACATACCTGGAATCCCACCCCTTCCAACCATTCCTGGAATCCCAATTCCACCCATCGGTATTCCATGCATTCCAGGAATCCCACCCATTCCTGGGATCCCATGCACCCCAATTTCAATACCACCTCTTCCAAAAATTCCAGGCATTCCCGATATTCCAGGATTTCCCAGTCCACCTTCTGAATCTTCCAAACTCGAGGTTGctacaaagaaaaataatgatgGTGTAAATTTTGATTCTCTCATACCTGGATTTCCGAACATACCTGGAATCCCACCCCTTCCAACCATTCCTGGAATCCCAATTCCACCCATTGGTATTCCATGCATTCCAGGAATCCCACCCATTCCTGGGATCCCATGCACCCCAATTTCAATACCACCTCTTCCAAAAATTCCAGGCATTCCCGACATCCCTGTAATTCCAACGCCTCCTTCTGAATCATCATAA